One Streptomyces sp. NBC_01237 genomic region harbors:
- a CDS encoding SCO2322 family protein — protein MLLGAGTAHAAGYRYWSFWEGNGKSWEYATQGPSLVRPDDGTVQGFRFSVSQDSQDAAQPRRAPGFGAICAGTPAEDGTKRVALVIDSGTAADAPDGETPPAPRTACARVGPDASTAEALASVAKPLRYSGDALLCAISGYPASGCGDQVSGDSGGDGGRKSAAPGDATPNSASTAARGNGDGNGGSLPSAGVLVGVGAVLLLGIAAVLQARRRR, from the coding sequence ATGCTGCTGGGTGCCGGGACGGCGCACGCGGCCGGATACCGCTACTGGTCGTTCTGGGAGGGCAACGGGAAGTCCTGGGAGTACGCCACCCAGGGGCCGTCCCTGGTCCGCCCGGACGACGGCACGGTGCAGGGCTTCCGGTTCTCCGTGAGCCAGGACTCCCAGGACGCGGCCCAGCCGCGCCGGGCCCCCGGCTTCGGGGCGATCTGTGCGGGTACCCCGGCCGAGGACGGCACCAAGCGGGTAGCGCTGGTCATCGACTCCGGTACGGCGGCGGACGCCCCGGACGGGGAGACGCCGCCCGCGCCGCGTACCGCGTGTGCGCGGGTCGGACCGGACGCGAGCACCGCGGAGGCGCTCGCCTCGGTGGCGAAGCCACTGCGGTACAGCGGTGACGCACTGCTCTGCGCGATCTCCGGCTATCCGGCATCGGGCTGCGGGGACCAGGTCTCCGGCGACAGCGGCGGTGACGGCGGCAGGAAGTCGGCCGCGCCCGGGGACGCGACCCCAAACTCGGCGTCCACCGCCGCCCGGGGGAACGGTGACGGGAACGGCGGAAGCCTGCCGTCGGCCGGTGTGCTGGTCGGTGTCGGCGCCGTGCTGCTGCTCGGGATCGCCGCCGTCCTCCAGGCCCGCCGCCGCCGATGA
- a CDS encoding prenyltransferase/squalene oxidase repeat-containing protein produces MTVRRSVSALVTTAVLLAAAAPAAVAAPSPSPSAKADLPPGLYGTGDPTYDGVWRQSLAFLAQKVEYVTPATQSVEWLVGQQCDSGAFPAYRDAGRPCDASTVMDTNATAAAVQALVELAVHREAVDNGVSWLKSVQNEDGGWGYNAGSPSDANSTAVVIGALARAGLLLGDVTTDGGRTPYAALQSFALPCGGKDGGAFAYQPGKDGKLTANADATAAGVLGSMGKGLAVGNSNAVKDPVCTKGTGLTPEQTAQNGAHYLAGALGASPHLNLPPMPGADDTTPKPDFGNTADAVVALAASGHKDKAAASVRWLEKNAKGWARQGGPAATAQLVLAAHATGTDARDFGGVDLVKQLNATGPAPAATAVPSPTASAQRPKGDTSSDDGALGVWWLVGIGLVVGVGIGFLISRRGKNPRL; encoded by the coding sequence ATGACCGTACGACGCAGCGTCAGCGCGCTCGTGACCACCGCCGTACTCCTGGCCGCCGCCGCCCCCGCCGCGGTCGCCGCACCGAGCCCTTCGCCGTCCGCGAAGGCCGACCTCCCGCCGGGCCTGTACGGCACCGGGGACCCGACGTACGACGGGGTCTGGCGGCAGTCGCTGGCCTTCCTCGCGCAGAAGGTCGAGTACGTCACGCCGGCCACGCAGTCGGTGGAGTGGCTGGTGGGCCAGCAGTGCGACAGCGGCGCCTTCCCCGCGTACCGGGACGCCGGCAGGCCGTGCGACGCGTCGACCGTCATGGACACCAACGCCACCGCCGCCGCCGTCCAGGCGCTCGTCGAGCTCGCCGTGCACCGCGAGGCCGTCGACAACGGCGTCAGCTGGCTGAAGTCGGTCCAGAACGAGGACGGCGGGTGGGGCTACAACGCGGGCAGCCCGAGCGACGCCAACTCCACCGCCGTCGTGATCGGCGCCCTCGCCAGGGCGGGCCTCCTGCTCGGCGACGTCACCACCGACGGCGGCCGCACCCCCTACGCCGCGCTCCAGAGCTTCGCCCTCCCGTGCGGCGGCAAGGACGGCGGCGCGTTCGCCTACCAGCCCGGCAAGGACGGCAAGCTCACCGCCAACGCGGACGCCACGGCCGCCGGGGTGCTCGGTTCGATGGGCAAGGGCCTCGCCGTCGGGAACTCCAACGCGGTGAAGGACCCCGTCTGCACGAAGGGCACCGGCCTCACCCCGGAGCAGACCGCGCAGAACGGGGCCCACTACCTCGCGGGCGCCCTCGGCGCCTCGCCCCACCTGAACCTGCCGCCGATGCCGGGCGCCGACGACACCACGCCGAAGCCCGACTTCGGCAACACCGCGGACGCGGTCGTCGCCCTGGCCGCCTCCGGTCACAAGGACAAGGCGGCGGCCTCGGTCCGGTGGCTGGAGAAGAACGCGAAGGGCTGGGCGCGGCAGGGCGGACCCGCCGCGACCGCGCAGCTGGTCCTCGCCGCGCACGCGACCGGCACGGACGCCCGTGACTTCGGCGGTGTCGACCTCGTCAAGCAGCTCAACGCGACCGGCCCGGCTCCCGCCGCCACCGCCGTCCCCTCGCCGACCGCGAGCGCCCAGCGGCCGAAGGGCGACACCAGCAGCGACGACGGCGCGCTCGGCGTCTGGTGGCTGGTCGGCATCGGCCTCGTCGTCGGCGTCGGCATCGGATTCCTGATCAGCCGGCGTGGGAAGAACCCGCGGCTGTGA
- a CDS encoding energy-coupling factor transporter transmembrane component T: MTRSTGTARLHRSLRAPEADRGNALPAGAWWLWALGLATAASRTTNPLLLGLLVGVAGYVVAARRTDAPWARSYGAFLKLGLFVVGVRLLFSMFLGSPIPGTHTVFTLPEVPLPDWARGVRIGGRVTAEQLLFALYDGAKLATLLICVGAANSLANPARLLKSLPGALYEVGVAVVVAMTFAPHMVADVVRLRTARRLRGRPAGGIRAVAQIGLPVLEGALERSVAVAASMDARGYGRSAQVPPAVRHTTNVLTLGGLLGVCAGTYGLLASQGAVYGLPLLLAGLVAAMAGLRLGGRRSVRTRYRPDRWGARAWLVAGSGAVVAAAMIWAGGVDAEALHPGVVPPVAPVLPLWPAAATLIGLLPALVAPVPPSPNGSKEQA, from the coding sequence ATGACCCGCTCCACCGGCACGGCCCGGCTCCACCGTTCGCTGCGTGCGCCCGAGGCCGACCGCGGCAACGCGCTGCCCGCCGGGGCGTGGTGGCTGTGGGCCCTGGGACTGGCCACGGCGGCTTCGCGGACCACCAACCCGCTGCTGCTCGGGCTGCTGGTCGGCGTGGCGGGCTATGTGGTGGCGGCGCGCCGTACGGACGCGCCGTGGGCCCGCTCGTACGGGGCGTTCCTCAAGCTCGGGCTCTTCGTCGTCGGGGTGCGGCTGCTGTTCTCGATGTTCCTCGGTTCGCCGATCCCGGGGACGCACACCGTGTTCACCCTGCCCGAAGTCCCCCTGCCCGACTGGGCGCGGGGAGTCAGGATCGGTGGCCGGGTCACCGCCGAGCAGCTGCTCTTCGCGCTGTACGACGGGGCCAAGCTGGCGACCCTGCTGATCTGTGTCGGCGCGGCGAACTCACTGGCCAACCCTGCCCGGCTGCTGAAGTCGCTGCCGGGCGCGCTGTACGAGGTGGGGGTCGCCGTCGTCGTCGCGATGACGTTCGCGCCCCACATGGTGGCCGACGTGGTGCGGCTGCGCACCGCACGGCGGCTGCGGGGCCGGCCCGCCGGGGGCATCCGGGCCGTCGCGCAGATCGGCCTGCCGGTGCTGGAGGGCGCGCTGGAGCGTTCGGTCGCGGTGGCGGCGTCGATGGACGCGCGCGGCTACGGGCGCAGCGCCCAGGTGCCGCCCGCCGTACGGCACACCACGAATGTCCTCACCCTGGGCGGTCTGCTCGGGGTGTGCGCGGGCACATACGGGCTGCTGGCCTCGCAGGGGGCGGTGTACGGGCTGCCGTTGCTGCTCGCCGGGCTCGTGGCGGCGATGGCCGGGCTGCGGCTCGGCGGGCGCCGTTCGGTACGGACCCGCTACCGCCCGGACCGGTGGGGGGCGCGGGCCTGGCTGGTGGCGGGCTCGGGTGCGGTGGTCGCGGCCGCGATGATCTGGGCGGGCGGCGTCGACGCGGAGGCGCTGCACCCCGGCGTCGTCCCTCCGGTCGCCCCGGTGCTGCCGCTGTGGCCCGCCGCCGCGACGCTGATCGGGCTGCTGCCCGCGCTGGTCGCACCGGTACCGCCGTCCCCCAACGGCTCCAAGGAGCAGGCGTGA
- a CDS encoding ABC transporter ATP-binding protein, with amino-acid sequence MIRFEQVSVRYEGTDSPTLSGVDLTVPEGELVLLVGPSGVGKSTLLGAVSGLVPHFTGGVLTGRVTVGGRDTRTHKPRELADLVGTVGQDPLAHFVTDTVEDELAYGMESLGLAPEVMRRRVEETLDLLGLAELRDRPIATLSGGQQQRVAIGSVLTPHPEVLVLDEPTSALDPAAAEEVLAVLQRLVHDLGTTVLMAEHRLERVVQYADQVVLLPSPGAAPVMGAPADIMAVSPVRPPVAELGLLAGWDPLPLSVRDARRRASGLRDRLASVRPPAVPASAGTGAGRVGTAAAAGGPAGAPVGAAPAPARGAVHRGPLARLLGRGSAAPARDAVADPVTRVDGLGVRRGRVEALRRVSLTLAPGETVALMGRNGAGKSTLLAALVGMIEPTSGTVLVGGLAPSRTHPREMVRRVGLVPQEPRDLLYADTVAAECAAADSDAGAGAGSCRALVSELLPGVPDDIHPRDLSEGQRLALALAVVLTARPPLLLLDEPTRGLDYAAKARLVGVLRGLAEEGHAIVLATHDVELAAEVAHRVVILADGEVVADGPTGQVVVSSPAFAPQTAKVLAPQEWLTVTQVRTALEGTA; translated from the coding sequence GTGATCAGGTTCGAGCAGGTTTCCGTACGGTACGAGGGAACGGACTCGCCGACCCTGTCGGGGGTCGATCTCACCGTGCCCGAGGGCGAGTTGGTGCTGCTTGTCGGCCCGTCCGGGGTCGGCAAGTCGACGCTGCTCGGCGCCGTGTCCGGTCTCGTTCCGCACTTCACCGGCGGGGTGCTGACCGGCCGGGTCACGGTCGGCGGCCGGGACACCCGTACCCACAAGCCCCGTGAACTGGCCGATCTGGTCGGCACGGTGGGCCAGGACCCACTGGCCCACTTCGTCACCGACACCGTCGAGGACGAGCTGGCGTACGGCATGGAGTCGCTGGGCCTGGCCCCCGAGGTGATGCGCCGCCGGGTCGAGGAGACGCTGGATCTGCTGGGCCTGGCCGAGCTGCGCGACCGGCCGATCGCCACACTGTCGGGCGGCCAGCAGCAGCGGGTCGCGATCGGTTCGGTGCTCACACCGCACCCCGAGGTGCTGGTGCTGGACGAGCCGACGTCCGCGCTGGACCCGGCGGCGGCCGAGGAGGTCCTGGCCGTGCTCCAGCGGCTGGTGCACGACCTGGGCACGACGGTCCTGATGGCCGAGCACCGGCTGGAGCGGGTGGTCCAGTACGCGGACCAGGTCGTCCTCCTGCCGTCCCCCGGCGCCGCGCCGGTGATGGGCGCGCCCGCGGACATCATGGCGGTGTCGCCCGTACGTCCGCCGGTGGCGGAGCTGGGGCTGCTCGCGGGCTGGGACCCGCTGCCGCTGTCGGTGCGCGATGCCCGGCGCCGGGCATCGGGACTCCGGGACCGGCTGGCGTCGGTCCGTCCCCCCGCCGTGCCGGCCTCGGCGGGTACGGGGGCCGGCCGGGTGGGCACGGCGGCTGCGGCAGGCGGTCCGGCGGGGGCTCCGGTGGGTGCCGCCCCGGCACCGGCCCGCGGGGCGGTACACCGCGGGCCGCTCGCCCGGCTGCTGGGGCGCGGGAGCGCCGCCCCCGCGCGGGACGCCGTCGCCGACCCCGTCACCCGGGTCGACGGCCTCGGGGTCCGGCGGGGCAGGGTCGAGGCCCTGCGCCGGGTGTCGCTCACCCTCGCCCCCGGTGAAACGGTGGCGCTGATGGGCCGCAACGGAGCGGGCAAGTCCACGCTGCTCGCCGCCCTCGTCGGCATGATCGAGCCCACCTCGGGCACCGTCCTCGTCGGCGGTCTGGCCCCGTCCCGTACACATCCTCGCGAGATGGTGCGCCGGGTCGGGCTGGTCCCGCAGGAACCGCGCGACCTGCTGTACGCGGACACGGTGGCCGCCGAGTGCGCCGCGGCCGACTCCGACGCGGGTGCCGGGGCGGGCAGCTGCCGGGCCCTGGTCTCGGAGCTGCTGCCGGGCGTACCGGACGACATCCACCCCCGCGACCTCTCCGAGGGCCAGCGGCTCGCGCTGGCCCTGGCCGTCGTCCTCACCGCGCGTCCCCCGCTCCTGCTCCTGGACGAGCCGACCCGCGGCCTCGACTACGCGGCCAAGGCCCGGCTGGTGGGTGTGCTCCGCGGGCTGGCCGAAGAAGGGCACGCCATCGTCCTGGCGACGCACGACGTGGAACTCGCGGCCGAGGTGGCCCACCGGGTGGTGATCCTCGCCGACGGGGAGGTCGTCGCGGACGGCCCGACCGGGCAGGTGGTGGTCTCCTCGCCCGCGTTCGCCCCGCAGACCGCGAAGGTGCTGGCCCCGCAGGAGTGGCTGACCGTGACGCAGGTACGAACCGCTCTGGAGGGCACCGCATGA